ATGGCCACCGGAATCTTCCTGTGCGAGGGGTACCAGGTCAGCTCCTGCTCAACCCGCTCCCCTGCCCGCACGGTGAAGGTGCCTGCGTGTTCATGGTCGACGGCGTGTGGCAGCTCATCGCCGCGCAGCACCAGGGCGTCTGGTCCCGCAACGGCAATGATGGCCTCGGCGCCGTCTGCCTCCTCCACACGCCGCACCCAGGGCAGGACCTTGCCGTAGATCGGGCGGATGGTGATGTTTTGGCCAAACTCCACAAGGCCGTGCAGGCCTTCAATGCGGCGCACAATGGAGGCGCGGCGGTCACCCAACGGCATGAAGTCGGTGATCTTGGCGGAACCGTCGGGTGTTTCCCACACCGTTTCAAGGATGAACGTCCGATCCGCATAGCAGCGGTGCGCAACGGCAGCCTCCGGATGGGTGGGTGCCATGAGCCAGCGGCCGTGGTCGGATGTTCCCAGCAGAGCCGTGAACACTGCGGGTGAGTCAAACCGTGGAAAACACAACCAGTCGATGCTGCCATCCCGGCCCACCAGGGCGCCCGTGTGCAGATCTGACAGGAGTGCGTAGTCTTCAATTCTCGATGCCATGGTTCCATGCAACCACACGGCATACGCATCGGGTCAAGGGCGCCTGCATTTACAGGCGTGCCGCCAGCATTTCCCTGATCTCGCGCGGCACATTGGTGGTCACCTGGGCGACGCCCGCGCCAAGGCACAGCTGAAGTTCTGCTGCGGTGTTCACCGTCCACACCCGCAGGACGCGCCCGGCAGAAACCCAGCGGGCTACGTCCCCCGGGTGCTCACGCAGGTACTCGACGCCGGGCCCGGCAAGGTGGGCCACGCCGTCGTCCATCATCTGGTGACGCTGCCCTTGCTCCGCCGACTCCTCCGACCCAACAATTTCAAGGAGCTGGCAGAGCTGGGCCGGCGACACCCGCTGCGCCAAATATTTGACGGCCGCGGGGTGAAAGGACATGAAGGAAAGCTCGACGTTCCCGGCCGTCGAGGGCTCGGGGGTCCAGCCGTGGCCACGCAGGGTTTCCAGGGCGGCATCGACCAGAGCCGGATCAAAATTAGCAGCGTACTTGAACTCGATGGCGAGGCCGATGTTCCGCTGCGCGTCGGCAAGGATCTCCAGCAGCTCGGGCAGGGTCAGCAGCTGGTCCGTCTGGGAGCCGAATTCCGGCGGGATGGCGGCGCCGTGCCACGAACTGAAATCCAGCATGCGCAGCTGCGCTAGGGTCATTTCCGCCACGGGGC
This genomic interval from Arthrobacter sp. PAMC 25486 contains the following:
- a CDS encoding glycerophosphodiester phosphodiesterase family protein; its protein translation is MTVQIFAHRGSSGAYAEHTRAAYLQALADGADGVECDLHLTGDGHLVLLHDETVDRTSNGSGPVAEMTLAQLRMLDFSSWHGAAIPPEFGSQTDQLLTLPELLEILADAQRNIGLAIEFKYAANFDPALVDAALETLRGHGWTPEPSTAGNVELSFMSFHPAAVKYLAQRVSPAQLCQLLEIVGSEESAEQGQRHQMMDDGVAHLAGPGVEYLREHPGDVARWVSAGRVLRVWTVNTAAELQLCLGAGVAQVTTNVPREIREMLAARL